One Candidatus Melainabacteria bacterium DNA segment encodes these proteins:
- a CDS encoding type II toxin-antitoxin system HicB family antitoxin produces the protein MIIDYINAALETAKYKILLGEKEKFYAEIPICRGVWANGKTLEECRRNLKSVLEGWIIIRLQRKLPIPKIKNYSLRPLKV, from the coding sequence ATGATTATTGATTATATTAATGCAGCTTTAGAAACAGCAAAGTATAAAATTCTTCTCGGTGAAAAAGAAAAATTTTATGCTGAAATTCCTATTTGTAGAGGCGTATGGGCAAATGGAAAAACTTTGGAAGAATGCAGAAGAAATTTAAAGAGTGTACTTGAAGGTTGGATAATAATTAGACTACAAAGAAAACTACCAATTCCAAAAATTAAAAATTATAGTTTAAGACCATTAAAGGTATAA
- a CDS encoding superoxide dismutase, with product MATITTTTLYTARTFSNLKGLKGISDAQLAEHFKLFQGYVNNTNILNQKVEELTKAGKSGTPEYSELKRRSGFEYNGMILHEYYFDNMIPNSSQIDQGSKLYKKICECFWDFSTFENDFKNVGKMRGIGWAILYQDPLTKKLSNHFVSDHEIGNPAGYKPILAMDVWEHAYIGDYKATERGKYIDAFWQNICWKTVESRLLD from the coding sequence ATGGCAACAATAACTACAACAACACTTTACACAGCTAGAACATTTTCAAACTTAAAAGGCCTAAAAGGAATTTCAGATGCACAGCTTGCAGAACATTTTAAGCTTTTTCAAGGATATGTAAACAATACAAACATCTTAAATCAAAAAGTAGAAGAACTAACAAAAGCAGGAAAGTCAGGTACTCCAGAATATAGTGAGTTAAAAAGGAGATCTGGTTTTGAATACAATGGAATGATCTTACATGAATACTATTTTGATAATATGATACCTAATAGTAGTCAAATAGATCAAGGTTCAAAACTTTATAAAAAAATCTGTGAATGTTTCTGGGACTTTTCTACTTTTGAAAATGATTTTAAAAATGTAGGAAAAATGAGAGGCATTGGCTGGGCAATTCTTTACCAAGATCCTCTAACTAAAAAACTTTCAAATCATTTTGTAAGTGATCATGAAATTGGAAATCCAGCAGGTTATAAACCAATTCTTGCAATGGATGTCTGGGAACATGCATATATTGGAGATTACAAAGCAACAGAAAGAGGAAAATATATTGATGCTTTCTGGCAAAACATCTGCTGGAAAACTGTAGAGAGTAGATTATTAGATTAA
- a CDS encoding DUF86 domain-containing protein, which produces MNKNILYLLSILEAIEKIKVYKNDFKNANDFFEANLQKEFNATINLLIVIGEEARKIDDELKSITDFEWKSVIGLRNFLSHNYKGIDPNIIWDIVNNKLDKLKEICILLVKKTEIKKEQISTLLNSPYYKNIKYLLNEF; this is translated from the coding sequence TTGAATAAAAATATTTTGTATCTTCTTTCTATCCTGGAAGCCATTGAAAAAATCAAAGTCTATAAAAATGACTTTAAGAATGCTAATGACTTTTTTGAAGCTAATTTACAAAAAGAATTTAATGCTACAATTAACCTTTTAATTGTAATTGGAGAAGAAGCAAGAAAAATTGACGATGAATTAAAATCAATAACAGATTTTGAATGGAAATCAGTAATTGGACTTCGAAATTTTCTTTCACATAATTATAAAGGCATTGATCCCAATATTATTTGGGATATAGTAAACAACAAGCTTGATAAACTTAAAGAAATTTGTATTTTACTTGTTAAAAAAACCGAGATCAAAAAAGAACAAATCTCTACATTGCTAAATTCTCCTTACTATAAAAACATCAAATACCTACTTAATGAGTTTTAA